The Clostridium sp. DL-VIII DNA window TATACCTTATTTGTATCAAATGTACATATTACTCCATCATTATCTACGTGTGGCAGAAGTCCATATTTACTATAAAATTCTTGAAGTATTGATATCTTAGGAAATCCATAGGGAAATGCGTGCGTAAACATGCATTTCAACCTTATATCATTTCCATTAATGTTTATATCTATGAATAAATATTTCCCATCTGGATTATCAATTTCTATACATTCATATCCATTATCATCTAAATATTTTTCTATTTCTTTAAGCAGAACGTCCATCATTTTTTATTATTGAAGGAGCTTCTGATTTTGCATAATTAGATTCTGCCTTTTTGGTGCTACTTCCTTTTGGGAATCTATCTCCAAAAACTTTTATCATTATATCAGATGCTTCAGCTTCATCCTCCTTATCTACTGCATTTTGTATCTCAGTTTTTAGAGATTTTAAACTCTCTAAAAGTTTATTTTGATTTACTTCGTCAATTTCTTCAAATAAATCTTCATAAGGTATTACTGGTTTCTTGCATGTAAATTCGTTTTCTAAGCTATTAATAATTTCAGTAACAGTTCCTAATAAAGCCAAATCATCTCTATTTTCATATGAATAATAATTTTCACAAACTAAAATAGTAACTGCTATCCCCTTTAAATCTACATTGTTATAATCTTTCCAAGCTTTTAAATACTTAACTAAACTTCTAACTTGTTCACCATTTTCTTGCACTTTATCAACAAACCATTTAGTAAACGCCCTCGGGTCACTCTCTGTCCATCCGTCTCTTTTATGAGCTAAATAGCAAACATCATCTTTTACTATATATGATGGTAAATCTACATGATAATCATCGACATATATAACACGTACACATGTGTTTTTATCTTTAGGTGGCGTAGATGTGTGTCCATCTACTGCATCTTTAATCCATCTATGTACTGTTGATGTAGTTGGCCACTCTTCAATGTCTTTATCTGAATAGCCTTGAAGATATACCCCATCATCAATATCATACTCTCCATCTATTGGATTAACAGTCGTTTTCATCATATAAGAACCTTGCCCACAAAATTTCGGCGTACTTCTTTCTTTTTCCTTAAATGAGTTTCTTATTTTTTCTCTTAACGCATTTCTTCCCTTTTTCAAATTCTCTTTCTTTTTAGATTTTAAAGATATTTCTTCCTCAAAATCTGAAAATAATTTGTTTAAATTAGCCATACATGTTCCCCCTCATTTATTTTTACTGTTAGCACTCGATGTTATTGAGTGCTAACAGTAAAAATATTATATACTTATATATTTTTATATTCAATTTCCATTTATTCCATTTTGGACCCAATAATCATTAAATTTTACTGTTTATATTACTTTTTATTATTTTTACTTTAAAATACTCTATTTTGTGGTGTATCGTATTCAGCATTCACAATATATTGTGTTTTTAAGTAAAATAAAAGAAATGCTTTAAGAGATTTATCAAAGCATTTCTATAAATTCAATTATATCAAATAATTACTTTTCCATATATTTGACTTTTACAATCTATTAATCCAATTTCCTTACTCCTACTATCCGTACTATAATTTCTATTATCGCCCATTACAAAAACCTTACCTTCTGGAACAGTTAGCTCAAGGTCATTTGTCTTCATTTCTTCATTTATATAATCTTCCTGAATTAACTCTTCATTAATATATAACTTATTATCTTTAATCCTAACCTTATCCCCTTCCACACCTATAACTCTCTTAACTATATATTTAACAGGTAAATCATCTCTTTTTATTACAACTATATCTTTATACTTTGGCTTTTCCAACTTATATAATGTAGTACTTAACACTAATCTATCTCCATCAGCTAATGTTTTGTCCATGGAATTGCCTTGGACAGTTGCTATCCTGAAGAACATCAAAAATAAACCTGCTATAGCTCCTGACACTATTATAGTTTTTATTAAATCTCTTAATGTTATTTTTTCACTTTTATTTATTTCTGCTACCATAAATTCTCCTTTTATTTAAATTCTTATAGATTTAATGATAAATAAACATCATCTAAATCTTCTTGAGTGAGTCCCAAATATTTCCTTGTTTGAGAAATAGACGAATGATTTAAAATTTCCATTATTAATGCTAATGATACACCTCTTTTATAACAGAAATATCCAAATGTTTTTCTCATACTATGGGTTGATACTGGTTCCTTAATACCAACATAATCGGCCGCACTGCTTATTATATAGGCCGCATGACTTCGTGTAATTGCTTTTTTGTTTCCTTTCCTTGATTGAAAGATATAATCATCTTGTTCCAAATCATTTTCTTTCATAAATTGAACAATAGCTTTTTTCAAATTAACAGTTATTGGGAACCTTTTGGCCTTTCCTGTTTTCTTTTCATTAAGCATTATAAATTCTTTTGGCTTTTTCCCATCCCAAATATCCTTTATTTTCAATTTTAAAATATCTGAAATTCTTAACGCGCTGGAAATTCCTACCATAAGCATTAAATAGTCTCTGGTATCTTTTCCCTTCAAAAAACTCTTCATTGCTTCTAATTGTTTAATATCTTTTATCGGACTTACAGTATTTATATTCATCACTCCAATCTTACACAATATTGCATTTTAATATATTATGCGCTATTCAAACATCTATTTTTTAACCAAGCCCCTGAATCCTACTATTTAAGCCATTTTAAATCTCACAAAAGCCTTTTTTGTTAGATTCAAAATTCCTATTAAATAATGCAGATAGTATTTAATTTATCTGCATTTAGTTTAATTTAATTATAACAGGTTTGAGATAAAGTGGCTGTTCTACTTAGGCAACCTCAATAGAGTTAAGTTTATTATATGAAATTTAAATTTTAGTCATTAAAATATAAAACAAATGGAAATAAAAAATATTCTTCTATAACGTCTCTAACCATTTATTACAAAATATGATATAATATTCTTAAATTTTGAATTGGAGGTGATAATTATGAGGAAAGCTCTGAAAATGAGCAAATCTAATAGTGAAAGAGAAGATAATCTACAACAGCTACATGATTTTTTATCTGCAAATAAAAGACCTCTTATTTGCCGTGGTAACAGTTTAAAATGTAAAATATATAAAGATTTTTCTTATTTAGGCATTGCAGATTTAGTTACTAATGATAATGATGGTCGAAGCATTGATTTATTTTTACAAAACACTGATTTTGATGATGATATTTCAACTGATTTTTGTACAAGGTTTGAACCAATGGAATATACAAACAATTGTTTAGAAATAGGTTGCTATAAAAAATCTAATCGTGCTGAAGAATATGTATTAACTTTAGAAGCAACTCATTAAGTCCTTTTAGTTATATTATTTAAAATTACATATAAAAAGCGATGCGAATCGCTTTTTATATCGTCTATTCTAATTACAAAATATTTTTCTTTTACGCTTCTATATCTTCTGCTAACTTTTTTATATAAGCAATAATAAGTTTCTTGATAGATTCTAATATTTCATTTAATTCCATATGTTGTTCTTGATTTAAATAACCTTTTATAACCATAATATCAAGCCAACATTGTGTTTCATTAGTAGTTGCAGGCTATACTATAAAAATTCATTTTAGTTTTAGGGTATAAGCTCCCATTCCCTTCCGAGAGGTTGGCAACTATTGACATAGAGCTGCGGTCTAATTGACTAAATATTCCATATTGTTCATAAAACGGAAGTTTTGATAATATAACATATAATTTTGTATAGAACTCTAAAGCTTTTTGGTATCCTGTAAGCTCCCTGAAATCTTTTAATGAGTCAAGTGCCTGCTGTATCTTATGAATTTCCAACTTCTCCCTAATGTTTACTGTTTTCATATTATTTTTCTCCTATTTCTTCTATTATATTTTTTTCTCTTAATGCTTTTCTATAAGAACGTGTAAGTATAATAACTTCCTGCAAATTCTCTAATATAATTCTTGTAACATCACTTTCTTTAAGCTCTCCAATATCAAGTTTATCTTCTATTGCTTTCTTTAATTGAATTGTATACATTAATGCTCTTCTGTAGTGATAATCCTTACCATTAACAGTTAATATATTGCCTTCCCCTTGCGCAAGCTCAACTGCTATTTTTATGCTCTTATTAAAGAATTTTGATTTTTCAAAGCTATCAATTGTTCCAATTAAATCAACCATAGCTTTTATTACTTCCATAGCTCTTTGATAAGCATATTTTTTTCTAAAATTTTTGTAGCTAATATTTTCATAAGTATTCATAAATTTCTCCTTGAGTTTAATTTTTATTTTATACTTTATAATAGATTTTAGAGGATATTTTAATAACAAAAATATGCACTATCGGGTAGTAGTAAATGTTCTATCAAACAAAAAAATACTGCAATAAAAATTACAGTATCTCAAAATAAAAATATTAAATTGTCACCTTTTTGCCACAATCCTTTTATATACTAAATAACATAAAGTAGTTAAAGCATTATTACTTACCCCTTATTAAATAAATATAATAACCAGTATTCAGAATGGCTTAGTCCCCTAACTAAGCCATTCTTTTTTTCATACTATCTTGAATCCTTTCTACTAACATAGAATTCCTATTAACTGTTACCTTCAATCCATTATTGAAAGCTCCCTTATTCCCTATCATTATTACTCTCTCTTTTGCTCTGCTAACTGCCACATATAATAATTCACGAGTCAATACTTTTTCATTATCAACTACAATTATTGCTACCGGTACCTCACTTCCCTGCATCTTGTGAATTGTGGTAGCATAAGCAAGTTCAAGTTCATTAATTTCATCATCTTTATATTCAACTATCTTCTTTTCCCCAAATTTAACATTAACCTTTTTAAGTCCCTTAAAATTATCTCCTTCCGTTCTAATTATGATTCCATTTTCACCATTAAAAATATTTTTATCATAATTGTTTTTCACTGCCATTACATTATCTAATACAGCTAATTTACTGACCTCTCTACCATTAATATGATTGAATTCATCTATTATTTTCTTATTTAAATCCTTTACACCATTAAAGCCTTCTCTAATTGCTGACATAACTTTAATATCATAAATATCTATATTATTTTTAATTAATCCCTCTATGGTTTTTATAACTTTTTTCTTAATATCTTTAGCTTCACATTCTTCAAATTCAAACTGCTTTTTCTTTTCCTTTACTCCTTTAGAACTTTCTTGAAATCCAATACCAAAGTTAATTTTTTTAGAGTTTTCTAATATAATATTGCCTTCTTTTTGTCTAATAATCTTTTCTAATTTTGCTGTAGGAATTAAATTACTTAAAATTAAATCTTTAAAGACCTGCCCTTCCTTTATTGATGGGAGTTGTCCATAATCCCCTGTAAAAATAATTTTTGAACACTCTATAGATGAAAGTAGCATATTCATTAAAGTTATATCAACCATACTGCTCTCATCTAAAATTAATACATCTAATTTAATCTTAGAATTCCGTTTTATTTTTCCATTCTCATCTATGCCTAAGAACCTATGTATTGTATTCCCTTCAGCTTCTAAATTTGTGACTTCCATTGCTCTTTGTACAGACTTTCCTGTATAGCCTAATATCATAATTTTATTAAATCCGAATATCTTTTTCATAGCTTTAATAATTACTTTTATAACTGTAGTTTTCCCTGTTCCAGCCATACCATTTATTATAGAGATATCATTTTTTAAAGCTACTGCAATGGCTTCTTTTTGTTTTTTCTCTAATTTAATTTCATTATATCCATCAATAAATTTCTCAATTCTTTCATCATTTATTTCTTTATTATTATTTATAATCTCAATCAAAGTATTAGCAAGTTCCACTTCTGCCTTATATAATCTAATTATATATACACATAAATTACCATTATAATTATTTTCAATTATTATTTCAGATTCACTTTTTAATTCTTCTAATGCTTTGTCAAATTTTTCTTTACCAACTTTCTTTACTAACAACTTTTTAACTTTCTTCTCGAAAACACCGAAATACATAAATACATTTCCATTATTTTTAGCATCATCTTCTATTGCATAAATAATGGATGCTTTAATCAAATCGACTTCCTTATCAATATTATTGCTGTACTTATTAATAATATTTTCGATTTCTTTAAATTCCATATCATAGTGCCCAAGCAAGTATCCCTTTTTCTCTATAACTTCCACAGAACTTTCTAAATAATCTTCTGCCAAATCTCCAGCAATTTCTTTTGAAATACTATATTTTCTTATTAAATTTTCCTTAATTTTAATACTATCTATTACCAATATACTTCTCAAACCTTTCCTATAGTGCTTATTAAAAATATTATTACACTATAGGAAACTTTTGACTATATAAAAATTGCATGATTAACTGTCTATTATATTTATCTGTTAAATATTTTCTTAGTAATTTCTTCTCCAAACTTGTTTAGGCAATCTTTTTCACTGCATTTTGAAACTGTTATTTTATTCTTATTATCTTCTGTATCAAGCATTATTTTAGCTATTTTATCAGCATTTATCAGTAAATTTTCATCATATTCTGGAATATAAAAGCATGTAATATCTTTAAAATTACTCTTTGATATTTCTGTTTTCTCTAAAAAGCCAAGTAATAAAAATGCACTAACACAATTCTGTACCGTAGCTAAGCCCATATCCATTCTTTCTGATAAATATCTAATTGAAGCTGAAAATGACAATCTATTATTAATATCAGGTTTATGAGTGTATATACTCTTTACACTCTCCACTAAAATTAATCTTACCTTAACTAAATGTTTTCCCAATACCTCATATAAATATGGATATTTGCTTTTTTCTATACCTGCACTTATAAAATTTAAATTCTCGTTATACTTATCTCTAATAGCCTTTAACTCTGTAACATTAATATCTGCTAATTCACATAATCCCCCTAAAGCCTGATAATAATCGCAATGCATAAATATCTGATACAAATCAAAAATGTCTAAAGAATAGTATATCCTTGTTACTCCATTACTAATACCCCCAACATTAAGAACAATACTTTCCTTTTTATCATTATGATATATTGTTGCAATTGCAGGCTCCCCTTTTATTATTATTTTATAAAAGTACTTTCCAAATCTTTCTTCTATAGTTTCATCTATTATTTCTTTACCTTCAAGCTCATTAACTTCTTCTTTTAATCTATATTCTGCATCTTTTGATGTATCAACTACAGAATATATTGTTATCTCTTCATTTATAAAATCACACTTAAAGGTATCGTATAATTCAACTTCTATTCCAAAAACATCTCTAAAATCTAACTTTTTTATTAATTTCTTAGCCTCTTCTACAGTCCCTACTTCTTTATTTAATGCTATTTTCTTTTTTATATCAGCCTTATTTTCATCAAAATATTTTTTATATCTATTCTCTATATCTACTGTTTTTCCTATTCTTTCAACTATATCTTTTGTCTTATTGTTTAGTTGCCCACCATAATTTAATTCTTTATTTTTAGCCATTTGTAACTCCTTATTTTATAAACCGAACAATACCTAATAAAAATAATAAATTAGATTTTGAAACTTTAATTAGCCTATTGTATTGTTTTGAAATAATAGACTCATTTATTACAACTCATGCTTATATAGGTATATTTATTCTCATATTTGAGTATATAAAATAATCTGAATATACGCTATGTAAAAAATGCACAATAAATAAGTTAGATAATATTAACATTACATATTTTGCTTTATCAAAATGCATTATAAAAATAAATTATTTTTGTAATTTATTTTTATCTAACTATATACATCAATTAATTTAAATGTATTATTAATCTCCCAAACTGTTAATTTACATACATTAATTATAGAAATTACTTGCTATACGTCAATAAAATACTTTAAATTAGAGCTTATTTATCTTAAAATAAACTCAATAGCGAATGGAAAGAAAAAACTTTCTTATATTTCTATGGTTACTCTCAATCATAATTTAATGCAATAGCCTTAGCTTTTATCTCCAATATCAAAAATAATGAATTTATATCAATTTTTAAGCAAAAAACATTTAAAAATTAGCCTTTTCTATTGAAATCAATGCTATTTTAGCTATTTTTTGACCAAATTAATTAAATCTATATTTCAAAACTAAAAGTAATGCAATCATAAAATTTCATCAAAAATAAAAGGCTTGAATTAATTTTCATAGCCTCAATTTTTTAATATTATTTTTTATTTCCATTTGCTTTTATAGTTTACTTTTCTCTTTTGCTAATAGCTCATTAAAATCCTTTAGATTATTAGCTTTTAACGCTTCTCTATTATCAATTATACAGAAATCACTATACATGCTAATAATGTTATTTAAACAATGATTTCCTGCTTTATCATTATCTACAGATACTTTTATAACTTCAATACTTTTATGCATGTTTAGATATGTTTTTATGACTTTTATCTTCTCGCAGCCGGATATAGATAATAATAATACATTATCTATTTCATTAAGAAACAATTGATAATATGATATTAAATCAATTGGAGCTTCAAATACAAATATTTCTTTTACTTCTTCCCCAACTTTTATTGACCATCCGTAGTTAGGATTACTATTTCCAACAATTCCTTTGAACCTTTTATATGTATTAGTTCCATTTAGGTCAGCTCCAACTATTTCACCTTGCTCATTTAAATGTAGAAATACTATATTTCCTCTCTCATCTTGTTTTATTAAATGTTCCTTAACAAACTTATTTATTATTGCATTATCTATATATCGTGTCTTGTTTAAATAAGCAAATGTATTCTTCATACTTTTACTAAATTTGATATCTAAAGGGGTATTATCATCTAATCCAGTAGACTTTTTACTTATTTCTGCTAAATTATTTGTAATATATTCATTATAATTTTCCCCAGATAAATATTTTACAGCTTCTACGAAATTGCCATTAGTTATATTATTCATAGCCCAATTTATAATATCGCCCTTTTGATTTTGGCTATACCATATATATAAATTACTATTGGTGTTTATAACCATTGAGCTATGTTGCTCGCATCTATAATAATCTTTATTTTCTTTTTTAAAAGTAAACTTTTCACTTTGCTCTAAGAAATTTTTTATATTAATTGTTTTTATTTTTTGTATATCTTCTATTGGTACCATATTTTTATTTTTTCCTCCAAATTTATAGTTTTTATATTCTATAAATTTGATAAGATAAATAAAAAATTTTTGTGCACTATATATACTATTTTCAGTACTATCTATGATTTAAAGCTCATACCTTTAATCGTGCATTATTTAGTAATTAAAATTCATGAATTTTACTATAATTTAATATACAAAATATTAGATGCAGGAGAACATAGCATGATAGAAGAAAAATTATACTTAATACAAGAAGAGCTTGATGACAAATTACTAAACACAGATACAAAATTATTGGATATCAGTAAGTATACACTATTACTTAATCAAATTTTAGATTCTATTAATTTAATTTTTGATAACCAAACGCACTTTTCATTTAAAAATACAGCGAATAAATTTAATAGTGATTATATTATTATAAAAAGTAATGATTTTAATAATAGTTTGAATGGATATCTATTGATATATTTAATAATTTCTAATGATAAGATAGTTAAAATTGAGCCTACAATTCTAACTAATCTGGCAATATTAAAACATATGGAGGTATGCTAAAATGGCAAAAATAAGTGAAAATAATTTTAAAGGATTAAACACAGAATTTGGTCTTCAAACATGTTTTTTTTGTGATACAACTATAAATAATGGTGGAAATTGGGTTGGTAATACTGATATTGCTGTCTGTGTACATTGTAGTAATAAGCTATTGGACTTGTTAATAGATGTATTGGAAGATTCAAATAATAATTTTGAAAAATTAAGTATTCCTGAAAAAGCCAATTATATAAATGAACAGGTTATTGAAAGACTTAAACATAAACAAGCAATAAAAGATAGAAATAATTCTAAATAGCAAATAAGAGCACATTAATTGTTGCTCTTATTTTTTACTGATTTAAAACAGTAGATAGGGTAATTACTGTTTTAAATAGCTTAATTTATGTAATTGTTTTTTCAATTATATTTTACCAGCAAATTATGTAAATAACTATGATTTTATTAATATAAATTTTCACAAAATTTTATATTAATCAGTTATATATTATAAATTAAAATATTATTTCATATTATAAAATATCTTATAAGG harbors:
- a CDS encoding cyclic GMP-AMP synthase DncV-like nucleotidyltransferase is translated as MANLNKLFSDFEEEISLKSKKKENLKKGRNALREKIRNSFKEKERSTPKFCGQGSYMMKTTVNPIDGEYDIDDGVYLQGYSDKDIEEWPTTSTVHRWIKDAVDGHTSTPPKDKNTCVRVIYVDDYHVDLPSYIVKDDVCYLAHKRDGWTESDPRAFTKWFVDKVQENGEQVRSLVKYLKAWKDYNNVDLKGIAVTILVCENYYSYENRDDLALLGTVTEIINSLENEFTCKKPVIPYEDLFEEIDEVNQNKLLESLKSLKTEIQNAVDKEDEAEASDIMIKVFGDRFPKGSSTKKAESNYAKSEAPSIIKNDGRSA
- a CDS encoding four helix bundle protein, coding for MKTVNIREKLEIHKIQQALDSLKDFRELTGYQKALEFYTKLYVILSKLPFYEQYGIFSQLDRSSMSIVANLSEGNGSLYPKTKMNFYSIACNY
- a CDS encoding tyrosine-type recombinase/integrase, whose product is MNINTVSPIKDIKQLEAMKSFLKGKDTRDYLMLMVGISSALRISDILKLKIKDIWDGKKPKEFIMLNEKKTGKAKRFPITVNLKKAIVQFMKENDLEQDDYIFQSRKGNKKAITRSHAAYIISSAADYVGIKEPVSTHSMRKTFGYFCYKRGVSLALIMEILNHSSISQTRKYLGLTQEDLDDVYLSLNL
- a CDS encoding DUF3991 and TOPRIM domain-containing protein, which translates into the protein MVPIEDIQKIKTINIKNFLEQSEKFTFKKENKDYYRCEQHSSMVINTNSNLYIWYSQNQKGDIINWAMNNITNGNFVEAVKYLSGENYNEYITNNLAEISKKSTGLDDNTPLDIKFSKSMKNTFAYLNKTRYIDNAIINKFVKEHLIKQDERGNIVFLHLNEQGEIVGADLNGTNTYKRFKGIVGNSNPNYGWSIKVGEEVKEIFVFEAPIDLISYYQLFLNEIDNVLLLSISGCEKIKVIKTYLNMHKSIEVIKVSVDNDKAGNHCLNNIISMYSDFCIIDNREALKANNLKDFNELLAKEKSKL
- a CDS encoding AAA family ATPase, with the translated sequence MVIDSIKIKENLIRKYSISKEIAGDLAEDYLESSVEVIEKKGYLLGHYDMEFKEIENIINKYSNNIDKEVDLIKASIIYAIEDDAKNNGNVFMYFGVFEKKVKKLLVKKVGKEKFDKALEELKSESEIIIENNYNGNLCVYIIRLYKAEVELANTLIEIINNNKEINDERIEKFIDGYNEIKLEKKQKEAIAVALKNDISIINGMAGTGKTTVIKVIIKAMKKIFGFNKIMILGYTGKSVQRAMEVTNLEAEGNTIHRFLGIDENGKIKRNSKIKLDVLILDESSMVDITLMNMLLSSIECSKIIFTGDYGQLPSIKEGQVFKDLILSNLIPTAKLEKIIRQKEGNIILENSKKINFGIGFQESSKGVKEKKKQFEFEECEAKDIKKKVIKTIEGLIKNNIDIYDIKVMSAIREGFNGVKDLNKKIIDEFNHINGREVSKLAVLDNVMAVKNNYDKNIFNGENGIIIRTEGDNFKGLKKVNVKFGEKKIVEYKDDEINELELAYATTIHKMQGSEVPVAIIVVDNEKVLTRELLYVAVSRAKERVIMIGNKGAFNNGLKVTVNRNSMLVERIQDSMKKRMA
- the lepB gene encoding signal peptidase I, with translation MVAEINKSEKITLRDLIKTIIVSGAIAGLFLMFFRIATVQGNSMDKTLADGDRLVLSTTLYKLEKPKYKDIVVIKRDDLPVKYIVKRVIGVEGDKVRIKDNKLYINEELIQEDYINEEMKTNDLELTVPEGKVFVMGDNRNYSTDSRSKEIGLIDCKSQIYGKVII